cctatgctaggggtgtgcttgagataccgaaggatcctattcacagccgaaaggtgtgactcctttgggttagcttgaaagcgggcacacaagcacacactaaacattatatcgggcctagatgcggtaaggtaaagcaaagaccctatcattgaACGATTAgaggattgatcaaccggtttaccgtccacatccaagtcgagatgcccattggttgccatgggtgtcttgattggcttgcactcatccatcttgaacttcttcaagatatctttagtatatttttcttgatggatgaatgtcccttccttcatttgtttgacttgaaaaccaaggaagaaggtcaattcgccaatcatggacatctcgaattccctagacatcatggtagcaaactcatggcttagtaaatcattagttgagccaaagataatatcgtcaacataaatttgacaaatgaaaagatccacgttgacgtcttttgtgaacaacgtggtgtccaccctcccgatcttgaagccttgcatgattaggaagtcacgaagcctctcataccaagcccttggagtttgttttagcccatagagtgccttgtgcaacctataaacatggttaggattcctcggatcttcaaacccgggaggttgctcaacataaacaagttcgttaataacgccatttaagaatgcacttttcacatccatttgatacaacttaatgttatgatgtgaagagtaagcaagaaggatacggatagcttcaagtcttgcgaccggagcaaaggtttcaccaaaatccaaaccttcgacttgagaaaacccttttgccacaagtcttgctttgttgcgtatcaccaccccatgttcatcttgcttgtttcgaaagacccacttggtgccgatgatgttcttgtcttttggaggagcttcgaggacccatacttcattgcgggtgaagttgttcaattcttcttgcatggccatcacccaatccgagtcctcaagtgcttcctctatgctagtgggttcaatacaagaaacaaacgagtgatgttcacaaaatgaagcatgcttagagcgagttcttactccctttgaaggactaccaatgatttgaccaattggatgatccttggagatgcgaccatgcttcactagcggtatttgcgtggatgcttgttggggtggatcttgtgtgacttgtgcttgttgtggaacactttgctcttcttgttcttggacttggggtgttggtgttggcacatcttcttgaggtagtggatcacctttttcttgatcttcatccatttggggcgccgtggaggtgcttggtgtagatgaggaaggtcctcccccttgatcattgccttcacgcacctcttccggcttgatatcctcaatggacatatttttcaaagcttcatcaatctcctcatcacctacattttcatagccaacaacctcctcttgggagccattagattcatcaaactccacatcacatgtttcttcaactaacccggaggtttgattgaatactctatatgctttggagtttgatgcataaccaagaaagaaaccttcatcacatctactttcaaacttaccgagccttttcttcttgtagatgaagcatttgcaaccaaagactcgaaagtatgatatatttggtttcttcccggtgatgagctcatatggagttttcttgaggagtcggtgaggatacactcggttggatgcatgacacgccgtgttgattgcttccgcccaaaacttctcggacgtgccataatcatccaacattgctcttgctagggtgatgagtgtcttgttctttctttccaccactccattttgttgaggcgtgtaggtggcggaaaactcatgcttgatgccctcttcatcgcaccattcttcaatcttcatgttcttgaactcggtgccgttgtcactccggatcttcacaattggggagttgtactccctttgagctcttcttgcaaatgtcttgaagagttccggagtttcacccttatcgcctagaaacataacccaagtgtaacgtgaaaaatcatcaacgattactaggcaatagaggttaccaccaatgctcttgtatgtagttggaccaaagagatccatgtgaagtagctcgagcggcttggaggtagacaacatcgtcttgatgggatgatgtgttgcaacttgcttcccggctgacatgctttacatagcttgttcttgtcaaaggtgacgtccttcaagccggtgatcatccctctcttgtgggctttcttgaggttgctcatgccaatatgagcaattcttctatgccaaagccacccaagagaagacttggtgaagaggcatgtcatggtgcttgtttgctttgaagaaaagtccactaaatagatgttgccatgcctaaacccctgtgaataccattgacttgtcttcttcaagagttactacaacaccattcttgtcaaaggtacacgttagtccaagatcatataattgagcaatagaaatgagattaaaactaagtgcttctacaaacaaaacatttgaaatagataaatctttagagatagctattctacccaaacctaagactttcccccttgagttatcaccataggtgacatgttcatgatcgccggggtcttcaagagaggtgaacatgctatcattgccggtcatgtgttgagagcaaccgctatcaagtacccaatgttttccaccggctttgtagttcacctacacacatgagaattcacttttgagttttgggaacccaaacaagctttgggccttgcacatgtgtgacaagagcttttgggacccaaagttgcttgggaagcttcttctttgactccttagtgagtttgccaatgaatttggccttcaccttgcccttcactttactcaagagaaaatggttattttcaaacattgaagagtaattcttgggtaatttaggaagaggacgtgatggtaaagtgcactccctagtgtggtgcctggtgacttggcaatgttggcaatatgatccaacttccttgatgaagctaatcttgatctccggagaaggagtagtagctatgtttggctccggaaatgaaccaagacctctcttgccatagtcacgggcattgttgaagagaatctccttgtggatgtattctcctcttgagagcttctccacactactcttgaggcttgcaacttgatccatcaattccttttccctagaaggtgcaagctcgggcaaagcattagtagcatttgcattaatgagtaggtcatcacatgaggtagaagcattgaccttctcaatagtttcatgagcaaagttctcaagacttgggtcaattgcttcataggcaaattcaagttcttgatacttgtgagccaactccctatgctcttgtttaagctttttagtggctctcttcaacttgcttagcaagtacaagtgactcattgtgctttttgagcaagtcattgtacttgccaagcaaatcggagtgggcaagctctaacttggcacgagtgctctcaagaaccttgactttgcccttttccctcttgatgacggatgtatactcattaatgagattagcaaactcattagggtcaagctcatcatcactatcattttcactctcacataccttagagttacctttggccatgaggcacattggaggtggaggtagtgatggttcttcatttgtgagggcgatggtgactatgtcttcttcatcacttgattcttcgcttgatgagacatcggtcacccacccttgcttttccaccaagaagcttctcttggtgttgccccttttctttgggaagagcttggtctttttgtcatggctcttcttcttctcaagcttcttgttcttgtttttcttctcatcttcttcatcatcgcttgaatcatggcgatgtttgcctttgttatccttctttctcttgtccggcttggggcaatcgggagagatgtgtcctttttccccacaattgtagcatgttttgtacttgacatcttccctataccggaacatccttcttttggggtcaaagttgtaacccttcttttttatcttgtcgctcaagcgtgtgaactttctcatcatgagagcaagttccccatcttcttcattatcggatgagctttcatgatgatcttcttctttattgcttgagctagattcttgcttgatcatcttgagcttgcggtgcttgttggccttggttttgagagcaattgatttgcttgttgttggctcttctgtcataccaaggatactcatttcatgagcgcgaatttcgcccacaagctctcccacttccattgtatcaagattctccttttgaagcatagcattgataatgttgtacttgggcttcggaaggagcatgagaatcttgcggttgatggagccactgtcaattttggaaacttcaagagcattaatgtccttgacaatgacattcaagcgggaatacatatcattacaattttcatgagcaaacattttaaaagaatcatattttgctctaaacaagtgatatttttgttcacggacttttgtggagccttcatgaatttcaattagctctttccatatatcacttgctaagtccatgccatttactctagtaaagacttcctcactaatggcttcgaaaattgcatttctagccttcgcattccattttaattgctccgtggtgggagttccggtgaacccggtctttgttgccaaccacacttcgggggcaatcgcatcaaggtatgcggccatacgaactttccaatatgcaaagttcttgccctcgaagtgaggcggcgaacctcccatcttggccatagctctaggcggtgaagcctaatgatccaaatgagcaacgaggctctgataccaattgtaaggatcgatggaccaagagggggggtgaattgggcctttttcaaaattctaaagcaataaaacaaccttaacctatgcaaggctagtaaggctcaattcaccaaccggctaaacaaagcaaactacacaagctaacaaagatatgaaactaagcaaggtagagctaagctatgatctctaaggtcaagcacatgaaagaaagcatgaaagtaagtgcttgaaatgaaagagagtgcaagagacaaccggatttttcccgtggtgtcgatgtgttggcacacacccctaatccacgttgtgacactcactaagagtcttgtcacctcccatgtcaccgagacttgggcgctcactaagagtctccgttcaccatcccggcgtggtgtagctcaagccacgtacaatcttcttctccgggctcccacaatccttggcaagctccgcgagaaacacttcgatcaccaagatcgtctaggtgctgccaaacaccaagagtaacaagttcctaagccttcacttgacctacactcagttggccctagctcaagcacacttgctacacttgcaatggatgagttcttcaagattgaagcacaaactaagcactagatcttctctcttttgctcaaagctctatctcttcttctcaagggtggcttcaggttttcaaggtgtcaaaaggcaactgaaatgaaccagggggtacccttatatagagtggaggaggtcacatagccgttggaggttttctgcagaaaaaccgtgaccaccggaagaaccgtcggtatagaaaatatgggcatcggttcaaccggtctctctgtgtcaaagaagtagccgttggagttctgacacagtatccacgcttgcgtcattgcaccggtgcatgctccgtaggggcatcggttcaaccggtgctgaagaggttcgctaatcaactcaaacaagcgttctggaacaaagtacatccaatgcaccggtgctttgtttctgaaccatcggttcaaccggtgctgaagagaagttggagtccatcaaacatgctctctggaacaaaggactttcattgcaccggtgctttgatttcggagcgtcggttcaaccggtgctgaagagaggttggaatccatcaaaacatgctctctggaacaaaggactttcattgcaccggtgcttatcttcttgaccatcggttcaaccggtgctttacttgatatctgccttcatccagagaagatggaccgacagggcatcggtccttccgccatgcatcggatgctccgatgcttgtgcaccggttcaaccggtgctactgattttctttgttttcagctgttttgacttggattcgaatgtgactttgattgtttcttcttccaagagttgtgttgacttctattgaccatcttttgctgtttttgagtgagtgtgtaatatgtctagggccaactcaagtttgatcaagctactaactcatgaacccctcttaatagtgcgatcactacaaaattataaaacctatactaacctaagtgtccttctcaaccttgtgacacttaggactagaaagatccttagccttgacaaatataagttaaaagccgagatcgcctttttgaatgaccgaaattgaggggcctcttttgacatatgaccaaatgagcgataatgatctattaagctgcacaaactcattagtcacaataatggttgtcattaatcaccgaaacataccttgagggcctagatgcttacagttGGCGCTGCCCTGCCGCTGCTATTGTGTTGGAGCCACCATGGGAGGTACGAACGGGGGTAGAACGGGGTGGAACGGGGGACAGAGTGGTGTGGTCCTCCTagcggcggaggcgaggagcAGCCGAGGCCCAGGTCCGGCGCGGCACTCTGCAGGCGGAGGTTCTCCGGCTGCTGCACTACCATGCGGCCGCCGGCGCACTTCCTCACCCGATCCTACAGGGCCGCGTCGCCATCACAGGGTAGCGCAGCGCCATGCGGAATGCGTCCAGTGCGTCGGCTTCAGACtgagcctgcgccgccgcggcggcccggACGAGCACCACCCGGTCAGGAGCAGCTGCTCGCCACGCCATCCTTgcctccagccgccgccacaACCAGGCCGTGCGCCGCACGCGTCTCCACGACCCCGCATCCCCGTCTTCGCTCCACAACACTGCCACctctgcctccgcctccacctcgacgaCTGGGGAGGGGCACCGCCCCTGAACCAcgggggcggtggcgggcgcGGATCTGCCCGCGCCATGAGAGAGGGGCAGGAAGGAGAGGGGATGAaagaaggaagaagacaggGTATTTCAGTCCACAAATTTTAGAAAACACATCGAAAGGGTAAGTAGTGGTACGTTTCGAAGATCTGGAAAATTGTGATGGCATGGTTCAAAATAGATGAATTGTAATGGTAGATGAGTGAACTTGGAAAATTATAATGGCACAGATCCAATTAACCATTTTTATTATGttccttcctctctccccttATCTAATACCTGCTGTTTCTTCCTCTCCCACTGTCACACTCGCAGCACAAAAGAAATCTCATATGTCAAACGAAAGTTGTGTGATCTTCTTAGGCAGGAGCAGGGGTGTGGGCTGAATCTGCGCCCTTCGGCTGGCCGCTTTGACGGGCGCCAACGCTTTGCAGCTCCGTCCGACCACACGCATGCCCAGCCCGCAACGAGCAACTCCGGCAGCACCGGGTGTGGGCTGCTCCTCCGGCCAACTGCGCCGAGCCcttccgcctcgccgcgccgcgcgtgctCCGGCAGGGACGCATCGCATGCTAGACTCTGCCGCTCCGTTCGCCCACGCGACCGGCTGGCCTGCGTCGAGACGCTCCATTAGGCACGCGCCGCCCCCCTTGAAAGGTTGTCCGCATGGGTCGCCGTCCTATCGCCCGCTAAGCGCGCCATGCTGTCACTGTCAGTCGGCCATTGCGCTATGCTGCTTCCTGCATATATCCCCGTTGCTCACCAGCCATCGTGCCGTGCTCCTCCCAGTCCCACCGCGCGGCCTCTGCTGCTCTTACACATAAACCAAAATGATTTTCTATTCGCACGCTGCACCTGCGGAGCCACACGAAGAATGGAGCCAGAGCCACGGTGCTCAGCTGCTGGCTGACGAGCTCTGGCTCAACTTCACTCATGTATGTGCGCTGCCCACTACCACCATTTCATTCCTCCAATTGCGTTCGCCCATTTTTCTCATCCGTGCAAATCTTGCTTCCTACTCGACCATGTCACTTTGATGCACAACCCTGCGCTTCCAAAATATGGCCTGTATCAACTAGGTCGCTTCCAAAATATGCTCAATGCCCCTCCTACCGACCAATCTAAGACAAATTTGGGTGACATTACTTTGGAATTCCAGTTGGAGATTCGCTACTAAAACATTTTATTTCACTTACCATATTACAACCTCTGTTTTTCTTCAGAAACACCAATGACTGACAGCAGCCTTAATTTTTTACACTTCCCGAATACTTGGCTGATGCAACAATGTAATAATTTTGTGTTGTTTTTCCCGGTATTTGGTACAACCATGTTGTATTTGCCTTATGAATTGGCTTTAACTCTATTGATCATATTGGAAGACCAAACAATATACCTTATTGCTGCATTTAGTTGCATTCTCATTTCACTTTCATGTTACTTACATGTAAACCTGATTTGTACCATTGCACATCAAAGGAAAATTTCTCTGATTATGGCCTAGGAATACCAGGGCTATATAGCTAACAACAAGGAAATCAAACGGAATAATATTCTAGTGTATATGGGGCATGCCAATATGGACCGCTGCTTTTGCTTATAGTTCCGGATACAACTTTGGTTAACTGACACTCTTACTATGTATCTTTTGGTTGAAAACACAGCTTTCGACAGCCCAAAACATTTTCAGCCACCATAGAACAACATAGATATGAAATGGCATATTATAATATACCTTCTCTTGGGAAGAAAGATTAAGTTCACTGCCTCCCCTGAGGCGTACTATATTAGTTTCTGTAACACCTACTAGTTTCTGTAACACCAAGGTTGTAAGCAATATGTTGTGTTGAGAATTCCTCACTGCCCATAATGTTCCCATACTTCTTCAGTTAATCAATAGTCCGATAACTGACACCATTTATACTGGAAGAGTCCACCAAAAAGAATAAATCAGTAATACATGTAAGAGATCTCAAAATCAGCAGATAAGAAGCTGAAGTACCCATCCCGACCCATAGCTACCTCATTTCACCATAGGAGATGGAAAAAGAGGGGGGGGTCATCTGCaatgggaagaagaagatgaaaacGGGTAGGAAAACCTCTTATTTATTTGGTAAAAACTAGTTTCACGGCCGCCTTATCTCCACCAATTCACGGCCGCCTTATCTCCACCAATTTATTACTCTCCTGATACTCTCTTTCTTTCCCCATCCCTCCTTTTCTCCCATCTCTCATCTCtcacatctctctctctctctctctctctctctctctcccccccctcAACTCCCCTGCCGATCCTTCCCCGCCGGGTCGCCACCTcccacgccgcccctccccaACCCCATTGGGCCTCCCCTCCCGAGCGCGCCCCTCCTTGTCGCGcgctccctcctctccctgcGGCGTTTGTGGTGCTAGCGGCCACTGAGGCGTAGGTTAGCTAGGTCCTATTTATTTTCTATTTGTATATATCTTGTAACACCAGAAGTAGTAGATGAAACGGAATAGTCAGAAATGGAAGCGGGATATATAGGTTTAGGCTAGTCTTAGTACATAGTTTCATTGTACGGTTTCCAAGAGGAGTGTCATGGGATGAAACTTTTATCTCATCCATGaaactctctcttctctctcatcaTAATGATCTTACCATATCAACGATTTTTTTTGATATTGTATTAAAATTAATACCCACGAATCTCCTATGAAAATTCCGCCGAGATAGGCCTTACAGAAGGAAGAAAAACAAAAGGTATCTCATCATTCACCAGATATACACATATAGATACAACACTTCAATGTTTCCTAGGGCTAGACCACGGGGGTGAGCCAATTGGTGTTGGGTTGCCAGGGAGGATGTAAGGGTAGGATATCGAAATTTTTTTGATTTCACAAATACAGAACTAATACGAGGTTCCCTGAAAGTAAACCTGCAAGAACGGGCTGGATGCACCCCATCCGTGCCGTCTTATTTCCATATTTTTCGCAAATCTAAAAGTATGCGAGATAAATGTTGAAATATAGGTGGGATGGACATATTTTTCATGTTGTATAATAAACTTAGTACAATAAGAAAACTTGGTCATTACACTATAACAATATAATATTTCCCAGCAGATACAAATGGCCAACGGTCCAATTTCTAGTGTATTTAGATAATTGTCTACCATAACAATAGGGAAAGATGGTATGAATTGCCGTGATATATGCCCATATGTTCATCATTCACCTCTAAATCCTAAATCGTAGGCATGGCACTAGTTTGCAATGGTGATTAGAAATTTAGAATCCACCAAATTAAACATCCAatgttttctatgattttttatTCACTTATTATTTTGTAACATGTTTCACCTTACAATTATTGTGGGACCTCTGAAAGTAGCCTCTGATTAATAATAAGATCACTGTAACATGACATGACTTTTGATGTTTCAAATTGGCGAGAGAATTCTAGGTACTGTTTTGTACAAGTAGGTTCATTTTGGCATGGGCTAGTAATTTCGGGAGGGAGAAGACAAACATGTAATGCTATACTCACTCGGTAATGATTCTTTTGGCTTAACAAGCATATTACAGCACGGACTGCACGACACATGACTAGCAGCTAGCAGGCTACTATCGAGAGAAGGGGGCAGTCGACGCCCGACACAGACGTAAATGATAGATCgtgcagcagtagcagcacgACACAAGTACAAACTAGCGACCCTACGTGAATTTATTCAGGTAAAGCTGCCCATGCATGCTTACATCTTGAACAGTGAACCGGAGCTAGGTGCAGAGCCGAGGCCGGGGCCCAACTTTTACGCGATGGCGATGCTGCGGTTGGAGCTCTCGGTCTCCACGGACCTGAAGGCCTCGAAGCGTGGCTCCTTGGCCTCGAACTTGTGCCGCATGTACAGCTTCATGTAGTCCTCGAACACGAACCTGGGGTACGCCtccgcggcctcctcggccttcaccagcgccggcgccgggaagATGACGGCGTCGCCACCCGGGTTGTAGAAGGATGCGATGGACATCCGGTTCCCGTCGGGCTGCGCCACCACCCGGTGCATCACGCTCTTGTACCTGCCGTTGGTGATCACCTCCAGCTGGTCGCCCAGGTTCACCACGATGGAGTGGCGCATGGGCGGCACGTCCACCCACTCGCCGTCCTTGAGCAGCTGCAGCCCGGCGACGCGGTCGTCCTGGAACAGCAGGATGATGCCGCCGGCGTCCGTGTGCGCGCGCAGGCCGCTCACGAGGTCCGGGCGCGGGCACGGCGGGTAGCTGCTGACCTTGGTGCCGAAGGTGGGGACGCCGCTGGGCCCGCGGAAG
This portion of the Panicum virgatum strain AP13 chromosome 2N, P.virgatum_v5, whole genome shotgun sequence genome encodes:
- the LOC120660837 gene encoding 1-aminocyclopropane-1-carboxylate oxidase 1-like, which codes for MAPALSFPVIDMGLLGGEERPAAMELLRDACENWGFFEILNHGISTELMDEVEKLTKDHYKRVREQRFLEFAGKALQDGGDDARGVKAENLDWESTFFVRHLPESNLAELPDLDDGYRRVMKRFAGELEALAERLLDLLCQNLGLEKGYLARAFRGPSGVPTFGTKVSSYPPCPRPDLVSGLRAHTDAGGIILLFQDDRVAGLQLLKDGEWVDVPPMRHSIVVNLGDQLEVITNGRYKSVMHRVVAQPDGNRMSIASFYNPGGDAVIFPAPALVKAEEAAEAYPRFVFEDYMKLYMRHKFEAKEPRFEAFRSVETESSNRSIAIA